The sequence below is a genomic window from Anomalospiza imberbis isolate Cuckoo-Finch-1a 21T00152 chromosome 17, ASM3175350v1, whole genome shotgun sequence.
GTGCCGGCTGTCCCTCCTGgcacatggagctgctggaaaaggAGGTGCTGGATCTGTCCTGCCCATCCTCCCTAGGGATGGGAACATCCTAAACGCACTGTACTGAAGGGGCATTGCACCCCTTAAATGCCAGTCTCATTTTGTTAGTGATATTTGTAGGaaattcttaaatatttatctGTATATAAATTTATGTAAGACCTCGGTGGCATCCCATAGGGTGTTGGTTTTTGCTGGTCCCATGCAGTGGTGTTTTAGAGCCATGTTCCATTTTTAGTCTTCTTTTTAGATTTTTAGTCTTTTAAAACTGCTTTAGATATTAGCACTCCTAGTGTTCTTAAAGTGGGATCCTCTTGGAGGTTTGGAGGGGCAGAACTGAGGAGGAGGGCTTGGGCATGGCATAGAAACACCCagtcctgcagcagggctgtggtcaGGGGAGTGCAGCTCTCCAAACCCTTTCCTGTCAGCCTGTAAACACCTCACACAGGTGTAACCAGGGCAGGAGCCTGACAGAAAAACTATTCCTGTCCCATCTGTGAGGCAGTTTAGTGGTGTGGGGGGGACACCTGTGCACTCTGAGGAGCTGTTCCAAAGCATTTGTACCATGCACACTCCTTGAGAGAGGCACCTGCTTCTCTCAACTACTTTGTGCCCTTCCTCTGGTGCCCTTTGATCTTTTTGCCAAGTTCTGGATAATTTAGGAAATTTATGCTGCAGGTTTTTTGTACCCAGTGCACCTCTATCTTGGCATCGTGTTTAACAGGTCACTCTTGCAGGGTGGTCAGGGCAGTTTGCAGCCCCCACCTCGTGTCAGTAATTCCGAATGGTGTTGAAATGCATTAATCTTGGAGCACTGAACCGTAACCCCCCAGTAATAGTTTGTAGTGTCAGGTCAATATAAACTTCATGTGCTTCAGCATTTGGTGCTGCTTCTCTGTATTCTAGTGGAGATCATCTAGTTTGTAGTAACTCATTGCACCAACAGCTGCTTAAAATCTCTCGAAAGAATTGTAGCCAGTAGCTCACCAGGTGGCAGGAAATTTGTCAGTGCTCAGCTCCCGCAAGATCCATGGTCCCCTCCACAAGCTGCCTTTGGAGGCTTTCTGGGACTGTCTGGGACTCAGCAAGACTGCAATTCCTGTGCTCTTCCAAGAAGACACTTCCTTTATGAGGAGAAGCCACGGGAGGGAAGCTGGCTGTCTGATGTTTGCACAAGCCAAATGCCAGAAATCTGGAAGACGAACTTTCATTATGCCAACGTTACATGCACAGTTCATTTTGGTGTTAAAAGGATAGATGCTGGGAATTTCTGGtggttatatatatatatatgtatgtatatgtatagaGGAAGCTCTTATATAAACTGGCTGTTCATTCCCGAGTGCCGTTGTCTTCTCTgctccctctcccagccctgtgggtgTTCTCTTGCAGTCTGTGAGCGGTTAATTGTCAAACCATTCCAAAAATTTAACAATCTACTTGAATTCCATGAGCTGTCCCTTGtcccagctcctctggctggaacagagctctgcctgctccagcttTCCTTAGGACGAGAGAAGGGagagctggcagagggcacAGAGGCAGCTCTGGAGTGACTGAACTTGTGCAGCTGGCACGTGGGGTGTTCAGATGTGGTTAATGTGCTCATCACTGAAGCTGTGATAGAACACAcggatttgggttttttccctagTTTTTACCACACTGGACTCCCCGGAGCGGGGCTGGGTGAGCTCACAGAGCAAGGTCCACCCCGAGCTGAGGGTGTGGGCTGCAGCATCAcgtgtgtgtatgtatgtatatatgcacatatgtatatatttatacaaCAGGTGTGCACCTTGGGTTTTTCTTTGGTGGTAAAAACAGGAGATTTGGCTCCAAGTAGTGCTCTGAACTCAGCCAGACAGGGGGAAGGTGTGAGTTTTGTGTGGCCACAAATGTGCTTCTTTGCTCTCAGCTGCAGGAAAACCCAAACCCGACCTGTGGGGTTGAGGGACTGGTGAGGACATGGTGAAGGAGCCTGTTGTATAAATAAATGGGTCCTAGGAGCAGGAGAAGCATCTCCTGCTCCCTACACCCTGCTCGGGGAGTTCCCACAGGAGCAGCATGGGGTTTGCACGGCCAGGTGCTGTCCCTCCTCTTGCAGGTTGGTTCCATAAGGACTTGGAGTTCTGAAATTCCTACACCTGAAGCTGGCAGTGATCCATGTGAAGGCACAACGGTTGTGGCTGATGCACATGTGAGTCCCACCACGTCCCCTCTAGGCATGCAGGACAGAGTCACCAccgccctcctcctcctcaggctGTTCCTGCCAGGGGCTGTTCCTGACATGCAGCACACCAGGGGTTCCTGCTTCGCAGCAGAAATGGGGGAATACTGGGGAGATTTGTACTGCTGGCACCACTGCAGTTCTGTTTGTGACCATGACGGTTGATGAACTCCAAGTCTGCCAATTCCAAACACGCTGTTTCCATGCTGGATGCTGAGCTGATCGCTGTCATTCCTTCTTCCCTCATCCCACCGTTGCCTGCCTCGCTGGGGTGGGGTGTGGATGGGTCGGTTGGTGTCACTGCTGACATCCCAGGAGGTTTATGTTCATTTTGCATGTGAGCAAGGCCCTGAACTGTGTAATTCCTTGTGGGGTTTGGTTTCCTGGCCCCTTTTTGAGCCAGAGGGAGCTGAGGATGCCGGGAGAGACGCGCCTGCATTTGCACTGCACTTCAACTTGGGCGGGGGTGGGGGATAGAGAGAGCccatctttaaaaaagaaaaaaaatagtaaaaaaaaccccaaaccaaacccaccaCAATCAAAGTATAAATGCATCTGAGAAGCAATTATAATATAGACATATATCTATTTTGTTATGTTACTAAAGGACCATACTTTGAGTTGTCTGTAAGTAGACGTGGCTGTCTGAACTTCGTGGATTGTAACACTCGATACTACTGAGCTCCTGTACATACCCGCAGCGACGGCagaaggaattattttctgttttagcATGGTAATTTGTGTCTTGTATGTCCGAATATAAACTAAAATAAAGATTGCTAAGTTATCAGAAACCACTGttgtaaaataaatgttttcaatgCAGAAATGCCCATcggatttttctttctttatttgcaCTCTGGAACTCCGGCACAGGAGGGCGGGACTGTGGGACAGGGTGGGGCTGCCTGGGAAGTGGGAGGTGGGAAAGGTCATCCATCCCTGGGATGGGCAGTGGGTGCAGGGTCCCTGGGGCAGGAACTGTAGCCACTCCCCTGTACCCCTCCTGCATCCACTGTGGGGTCTGGGCTGGTTTTGAGCCTGAAAGTCCAAAGATCTTTATGTGATGCTGGACCCTGGCAGGCATTTGGGGTGTAAATGCAGGTTAGAGTTGTTGGTGGGGTGGGAATTGTATGCAGGGCTGAGGGAGGCAACAGGGGCTGTCTCTGCAGTAAAAATACCCTTTTCTGGAGAAACTCAGGTTATTGACTCTGGGTTTGCTCCTGGTGTTGCTGGTGGAGAGAACAAAGATGAGTAGATGTGCTGAAGGAGCTGATCCAAGCCAGGGTGGGGACTAAGGCAGCACAAATCTGTTCTGCCCCCAAGCCTGTGGTGACTGtgaggctgtccctgctgcaggtgccacCAGTGGCTGTTCTGACCCTGGCATTGTTCATTTTGGGAAGGTGAGTTCTGCATTTGGTGGAGGTGAGCATAAAATTGTGTTTTAACTTGGGGTTGTCAGGTTGGACGGGCTTTAAACAACCTGATCTAaagggaggtgtccctgcccgtggcccATGTTGCTCTGACAACAGCAAaagctgctggagccaagcagccCCTCCGGAGAGGCAGGAGTGGGGTGCAGGGTCAGGCCAGGTTGGGTTCAAAGCTGAGACCAAGCTGCTCAAATCTGGCACGTGCTCCTCACCACTTCCCTGCACTCCTGTCTTGGCATGGTCTGATCTTTATCGTGATTTCTGTTCCAACCCCACAAGTCTTTGCtccctcactgtcccctctctgATGTCTCCAGGGTGCAAGAGGTTCTGTCCAGCCCCAGTCAATCACCAAAGGCTGGAATGGCTGAGCTGGCCTGGGGGAAGGATATTGACCCCTTCCCTGGTCTGCAGAGTGCAGGAACCTGGTgcaattttcttccttccacCACAACTGTCAGTGCCTGGGAGCCTCCCCAAACTCAGTTCAGCCCCATCAAGCCTGGCAGTGGACTGTGCACAGCTTAGGGTGGGAAGGGCTGCTCCAAGCTCAGGGCTGTGATTGCAGGAGGGGGTTTGAGCTGGGGTGGGGCTCCATGCCACAGAGGACACAGCTTGGGGGGGCCCCCCTCAATGCTCTTGCTGCCAATGTTTTACACAGATGCTCATCTTCCTCCAAGAACCGCCAAGCTCAAGTGTCACTAAACCTTGTCCCAAATCCCCAGCTGTGACACAGAAAGGTGCAGACTTGCTGCAAAgttgggaagcagcagcttttgGAGCCATTCGCAGGGGTGCTGGAGAAGCCCTGGTTGGGTCACAGGGTGCAGCTTCCAGCCGGGGTGGCACTACCTGCATCATTCAGAGCTCTTTATGCAGATGTTTTTTTCACCCAAGGAAGCATCTGGGATTACTCTGGTGTTTTTGGGGCGACCTGGTTCGGGTCCACAGGTTTATGACAGTGGGGAAGCAtaagagcacagcagcagggcaggtaCGACTGTGACTTTAATGCACAACAGTGACACGCGGGACGCAGTGACAGAACACTGCCGGGCAAGGTGGGGACTCCCTGGGCACGGCTCCAGCCCACAGCATCCCCCCCGTTCTCCGCTCTGCCGTGGTGTCTTGTTACGGGGTCGGTCTCCTTCATTCCCCCGCCTCCAACGACCCTCCCTCATTTCCCTATACTCTGCAGCAAGAGCTTATTGCTGAGCGCCTTCTGCGCCAGTCTCTCCTCCCGGGACATTTCCAGGAACTCGCGCAGGAGGTGGAAGGTGAGATCCAACGAGTTGGGTTTTCCGTCTCGCCTCTTGCCGGTTTGCAGCGCCCGCCGGGCTCGGGGGGCCGGGGCGAGCTCTGCCCCGTGGAACAGGCACAGTCTTTGGGGCAGGGAATCGGTGGCGGGGACCGGGGATCTCGGGCCTCCCATCCAGGGCTCCCAGGTGAGTTGTGGGGCCAGGGTCAGCCTGCGGGACGGACCCCGGGGCCACTGCAGCGGGGAGCAGGTCTCCGAAGGCAGGAAGAGCAGGACGAGGACGGAGGCAGCTGAAATCATCCTGACCCGCATCGCAGCCACTTCGGGGCCAGAAGCCTGTAAGAGCAGCCCCCCCAACCCCGGACCCCCACACCCCCCTGCTGCGGTCAGGGGTCACTCAAGGGGTTTTACCCCGTTGGGGACCCCCTCCCCAGGGATGAAATTCCCTGGGGATTAAGCCCTCCGGGACGAGACCCCCACCCCGCGCCGATGGGAATCCCACCCCCCGTCCCTCGGACAGGACCCTTCTGGGGATGGAACCCCGCGGGCTGGGATTCCCCACCCGCGGACGCGACACTCCTTCTCCCGGGATGGGACTTCCCCCGCGCAGGAGACACCCTCGGCAGCCGGGACGGGAGCCTCCAGGACCCGGGACCCTCCAGGACCCGGGACCCCCCGCGAGGGGACAACTTCTCCCCCCCTCACCCGGCATAGGACCTTCCTCTCCCCGGGACCAGACGCCCCCGCGCTCGGGATCCCCCTCCTTGtgccggggctcccgggggtGGCGGTGGCCGTCCCGGTGCCCGTGCGCGTCTCACCGCTCTCCGGCGCTCCGCTGGCTCCGCTCCTCCCGCAGGACGCGCCGCTCCGCGCCCCGCGCTATATAGGGGCGGGGGAGCCACGTGATGGAGCGGGGCCGGGATCTGTCCGCGGTGCTGAACGGGGGGAGAGCCGGGGGGACACGGGCTGGGAGGGGACGGGCTGGGGGCCACGTGGGGGTGACAGTCTGGGGGAACATGGGAGGGGGGAGAGTCTgggagggggacacagggggttCGTGAGCATGTGAGTCCGGGGGTACGTGGGGCGAGGGAGGGGGAGTGTTTcgggggctgtgggggtgtGTGGGGCGTGCAGGGGTGTGTGTGCAAGCGGGCACAAATGTTTTGGGAGGCGTTTCTCGGTGTGTTGTGGGCTTGGGGGTTGGAGAGGTGAAGGGGAGCTGGGGGGTGGGTGTGAGGTGAGTGTGAGTTCATGAGTGTGCGCGACAGACCCTCTGTGTGGGACGGGGTGCCTGGGGGTGCAGCAGGACCCGCCAGCCAAGCCCCACACCGCCACATTGCTCGGATGGTGTTCCTGGCACCTGGCTCGGATGGTGTTCTTGGGCACCCCCATGGAGCCCCCCGAATCTCTCGgggccagctgtgcccctggcAGAGGGGCACGCCGGGCACACACGTGTGTGCGGGCTCGGCCCCGAGCTCTGCAGCGTTTCAAGTCGCAGGGAAAGTTTTCCCGATGGCTCCTTCGGCAGCTGTTTGGTGAACCCGGCTGCTTCCCGGCTCCTCCCAGTGATCCCTCTGCTGCTATCACACAGATGAAAACTTCACTGCAGAAGCAAAATGCGCTTCTGGATCACAATTTGACACAGCACTAAGGCGTGTTCTTCTCCCGGCCTGATCCTAGCACAGACACACCCCTGGGGGTGCATCCCGGGATCCACGGGCGAGGGACTCATTTGCCTTTCAGTGCCTCCCTGCTGGAGCCTCCATTGCCTGCCCCTCAGAGCTCAGCAATTACTTCCTTCACCTTGCAGAAGCACTGCTGTctctaaaattaaaattccCTCTTGAGGAACAAACTtaagagaaggggaaaaagcaAACCAGCCCACATTAGGTAGAACTTGGATGAATGGCAAGAACCCCTCCCATCCTCCTCCATGGCAAGAACCACATGAAAAACAAGGGCTCTGCAGAGTTCTGAGGGTTACTGGAAAGGGCTCCAGAGGTCTGTGGGGGTGGCAAGCTGGGAGGGCCCAACTCCCCCCAGCTGCAGAATaactcccagcagcagcagagcaagcGCTGGGTGGACAGGAAGGGGGAGCAGCGGCCTTCTGCTGGCTTTGTGAGCTTTTAAAGTCTTTTTCTTCGCTGAATCATCGAGATCCTCTCTCATTTCCAGTGCTTCACCTGAGGCTGCTTTTCTCCCTATTCCCCATGCCTGACCCCGTGCTGTCCCCTACCCTGATACCAGTGCTGAGCCTGGAGCCCTGCCAGGAGcgctgcctgcagctcccagggcatCCCCACACCTGCTCGGGGCTCAGGGCAaatgagaccccaaaatcccatggggagatgaaACCAGCTCCAGCAGTGACTGGATCCCTGCACGGGGAATGGAGCAGCCTCCCCTGTGCTGCCTGGCTGCTCATGGGGGCTCCCAGCATGGTTTTAAATCTTCTTGAAGTCGTGCTAGGACTTGATGCGTCCAGGGCGTCCAGCTCAGCAATTTTGGCTCCTCCCCTGCAtgtggggctgggctgtctCTGAAAAACTCTTTCTACCCCatctcctggggctgctctgcagaagcagcagttgGAGgggccaggggctgtggcagggagagatgcagcaggaggggctggTGCCCAGAGCATCACTCAGGGGGCTTTGGGGGCCACCTTGTCTCAGAAGAGTGAATCCGTGgctctgggcagagatttctgctcctgctctgcccccaTGGCCTGCACTGTGGCTGGTAACGTTTTAGAGAGTTTATCTTTAGGATTAGTCATTTAATTGTAGGAAAGACAGTGATTCTGACAAGCGTATCTTGGACTTGTGTTTTATTTAGGAAGCTCaacttgaaaaattaaaaataccctttttttcccctgctcccTTCATAAATTACTGACAAATCCGGCGCTGATGGGCCCTGTGCACTGCCTGGGGATTCATTATCGTCACTTTTAGGGCTGTCACTCCCTCCTCCTCTAGTCAGGAATGTGAGGAGCGAAGTGTTAATGATGCTTTCAGGGATGCCAAACTCACCCCTGGGCTGCGCTCGCTGCACACAGAGGCGCAGATCCGGGTGGGAGTCGGAGAGGTTCCTAATTAGGTGCTTTTGATACTCGGAGCCTCCTGTCACatgagcagcagctcacacGCGGCAGCTGCTGCACCGCCGGCCGTGGCAACTTCAGCACTAAGGTGTGGCcgagcttccagcagcttctcctgaGAACAGGTGGGATTTGCCGGCCACTTTTCTCCCTTTGCCCCTTGGGGGCTGACACCCACTTAGGTCCTTGCCCATCCTCACAAACAGCCGTGCCAGGGTGCAGACGAAGCTCTGGTgtcccctgctccctgctgtgctTCTCCATGTGCTGGGTGGAggtggcagccttggggctggtGGGGTCCGGTGCTGCCCGTCCCGCTCTGGAGAAGGCATCTCATGGGCTGA
It includes:
- the LOC137484420 gene encoding corticoliberin-like produces the protein MRVRMISAASVLVLLFLPSETCSPLQWPRGPSRRLTLAPQLTWEPWMGGPRSPVPATDSLPQRLCLFHGAELAPAPRARRALQTGKRRDGKPNSLDLTFHLLREFLEMSREERLAQKALSNKLLLQSIGK